In bacterium, the genomic window CCCTCTTGATCCGACCGATCCGACGTCTGCAGCTCAGGCTCGCCAGAAGCCCTTCGACCGAGAGCGGATGTCATTCCAGTCCTGCGTCTTGTTCGCGAAGTTCTGGACGCCTTCCAGATCATCTCCCAGGCCTGCACCAGGATCCACCGGAACCTCGAAGGCGGTCGCCTGCGCGAGATGGCCCTCTGCGGCGTTGTTCAGCACGAACTTCGTCCGCCGAATGGCGTACCGGCTCTTCGCGAGCATGAGATCGGCGAGCGCCTGCACCTCGCCCTCGAGTTCCGACGCCTCGACGACGCGGTTGGCAAGCCCCCACTCCTCGGCGTCACGGCCGCTGAACTCATAGGCGAGGAGGTTGATCTCTTTGCACTTGCGACGGCCGACGTAGCGCTGCATCCGGGTGCAGCCGCCCCAGCCCGGCGTGATGCCCATGTCGATCTCGGGCATGCCCCAGCGTGCGTTGGACGTCGTCAGAACGAAGTCGCAGCAAAGGGTGAGTTCGAGC contains:
- a CDS encoding enoyl-CoA hydratase/isomerase family protein, with the translated sequence MSKYTDLIFEKKGEVTRITLNRPNKHNALTISLQKQLHEAIREVKFDLETRVLIITGAGNTFCAGDDIPEMPRMAELNVTAESIGDVDTPPASTPMFMFIRMFQETAAMLEDLDCVTIAAVDGVCMGGGLELTLCCDFVLTTSNARWGMPEIDMGITPGWGGCTRMQRYVGRRKCKEINLLAYEFSGRDAEEWGLANRVVEASELEGEVQALADLMLAKSRYAIRRTKFVLNNAAEGHLAQATAFEVPVDPGAGLGDDLEGVQNFANKTQDWNDIRSRSKGFWRA